In one Oscillospiraceae bacterium genomic region, the following are encoded:
- the mgsA_1 gene encoding methylglyoxal synthase encodes MNIALMSHDRKKELMVQFCIAYCGILSKHTICATSTTGRLVAEATGLPVQLFLSHAHGGSQQIGARIAYNEIDMVLFFSDPQSNDLDDDMNYITRLCDQYNIPFATNVATAEMLIHGLERGDLDWRDIINPKTKPFTA; translated from the coding sequence ATGAATATCGCCCTGATGAGCCACGACCGGAAGAAAGAGCTGATGGTGCAGTTCTGCATCGCCTACTGCGGGATCCTCTCCAAGCACACCATCTGCGCCACCAGCACCACGGGGCGCCTGGTCGCCGAGGCCACGGGCCTGCCCGTGCAGCTCTTCCTCTCCCACGCCCACGGCGGAAGCCAGCAGATCGGCGCCCGCATCGCCTACAACGAGATCGATATGGTCCTGTTCTTCTCCGACCCCCAGTCCAACGACCTGGACGACGACATGAACTATATCACCCGCCTGTGCGACCAGTACAACATCCCCTTCGCCACCAACGTGGCCACCGCCGAGATGCTCATCCACGGCCTGGAGCGGGGCGATCTGGACTGGCGCGACATCATCAACCCCAAAACCAAGCCCTTTACCGCGTAG
- a CDS encoding septum site-determining protein MinD — translation MGCAIVVTSGKGGTGKTSLTGGLASCLAAMGHRVLCIDMDIGLRNLDLSLGMSDRAFMDFTDVLAGRCSLERAALPHPVISGLHLLTAPVSPPARPLEEAAMRDLVRQAKHDFDYVLMDSPAGLGEGFHLAVCAADRAVVVSTTDASALRDAQRTVGELSRILPRIHLVVNRVQPKLLRRLHTTIDDAMDAAGLPLLGVVPEDQQVTLAANQGQPLILVASKGAAVAYLNIARRLDGMKIPLMKIR, via the coding sequence ATGGGCTGCGCAATCGTCGTCACCTCGGGCAAGGGCGGCACGGGAAAAACCTCGCTCACCGGGGGGCTGGCCTCCTGCCTGGCCGCCATGGGCCACAGGGTGCTGTGCATCGACATGGACATCGGCCTGCGCAACCTGGACCTGTCCCTGGGCATGAGCGACAGGGCCTTTATGGACTTCACCGACGTGCTCGCCGGGCGCTGCTCCCTGGAGCGGGCCGCCCTCCCCCACCCGGTCATCTCCGGCCTGCACCTGCTCACCGCCCCCGTCTCGCCCCCCGCCCGGCCCCTGGAGGAGGCGGCCATGCGGGATCTGGTGCGGCAGGCCAAACACGATTTCGACTACGTGCTGATGGACTCCCCCGCCGGGCTGGGCGAGGGCTTCCATCTGGCGGTTTGCGCCGCCGACCGGGCCGTGGTGGTCTCCACCACCGACGCCTCCGCCCTGCGGGACGCGCAGCGCACCGTGGGGGAGCTCAGCCGCATCCTCCCCCGCATCCACCTGGTGGTCAACCGGGTCCAGCCCAAGCTGCTGCGCCGCCTGCACACCACCATCGACGACGCCATGGACGCCGCCGGGCTGCCCCTGCTGGGCGTGGTGCCCGAGGACCAGCAGGTCACGCTGGCCGCCAACCAGGGCCAGCCGCTGATCCTGGTGGCCAGCAAGGGCGCCGCCGTCGCCTACCTCAACATCGCCCGCCGCCTGGACGGGATGAAAATACCCCTTATGAAAATCAGATGA
- the rsmG gene encoding ribosomal RNA small subunit methyltransferase G yields the protein MREQIARGLEALGLTPPPGAAEALAEYGRLLLEKNQVMNLTAITEPDQVAALHFLDSAALLAMPGLGGAAGEAGAADGKTSFAGKRLIDVGTGAGFPGLPLRLLEPSLKLTLLDSLGKRVAWLEEVCAALGAGDTVCIHARAEEQALLPGFRDGFDFAVSRAVASLNLLCEICLPYVKVGGRFLAMKAVDCGEELTQAGRGIALLGGRLLPCWDYRIPGTDVTHRVVVVEKIAPTPKGYPRRWAKIQKAPL from the coding sequence GTGAGGGAACAGATAGCGCGGGGCCTGGAGGCGCTGGGCCTCACCCCTCCCCCGGGCGCGGCGGAGGCCCTGGCCGAGTACGGCAGGCTGCTGCTGGAGAAAAACCAGGTGATGAACCTGACCGCCATCACCGAGCCGGACCAAGTGGCGGCCCTGCACTTCCTGGACTCGGCCGCCCTGCTGGCCATGCCCGGTTTGGGCGGCGCGGCGGGGGAAGCGGGCGCGGCGGACGGGAAAACCAGCTTCGCGGGCAAGCGCCTCATCGACGTGGGCACCGGGGCGGGCTTCCCCGGCCTGCCCCTGCGCCTGCTGGAGCCCTCCCTGAAGCTGACCCTGCTGGACAGCCTGGGCAAGCGGGTGGCCTGGCTGGAGGAGGTGTGCGCCGCCCTGGGGGCGGGGGACACCGTCTGCATCCACGCCAGGGCCGAGGAGCAGGCCCTCCTGCCCGGGTTCCGGGACGGGTTCGACTTCGCCGTGTCCCGGGCCGTGGCCTCCCTCAACCTGCTGTGCGAGATCTGCCTGCCCTACGTCAAGGTGGGGGGCCGCTTTTTGGCCATGAAGGCCGTGGACTGCGGCGAGGAGCTGACCCAGGCCGGGCGGGGCATCGCCCTGCTGGGCGGCAGGCTGCTGCCCTGCTGGGATTACCGCATCCCCGGCACCGATGTGACCCACCGGGTGGTGGTGGTGGAGAAAATCGCCCCCACCCCCAAGGGCTATCCCAGACGTTGGGCAAAGATCCAGAAGGCCCCTTTATAA
- the mscL gene encoding large-conductance mechanosensitive channel, with the protein MSAKEKTSGFMAEFKQFIARGNVMDMAVGVIVGGAFKAIADSLTQDILMPFIGIFVGEDTFADLMLEIGGAEIQYGSFLQSVLNFIIMAFVVFCLIKALNRFHRKKEEAPAAPPAPPEPSNEEKLLTEIRDLLKKEN; encoded by the coding sequence ATGTCCGCAAAAGAGAAAACCAGCGGCTTTATGGCCGAATTCAAACAGTTTATCGCCAGGGGCAACGTGATGGACATGGCCGTGGGCGTCATCGTGGGCGGCGCGTTCAAGGCCATCGCCGACTCCCTGACCCAGGACATCCTGATGCCCTTTATCGGCATCTTCGTGGGCGAGGACACCTTCGCCGACCTGATGCTGGAGATCGGCGGCGCGGAGATCCAATACGGCAGCTTCCTCCAGTCCGTCCTGAACTTCATCATCATGGCCTTCGTGGTGTTCTGCCTCATCAAGGCCCTGAACCGCTTCCACCGCAAGAAGGAGGAGGCCCCCGCGGCGCCCCCCGCGCCGCCGGAGCCCTCCAACGAGGAGAAGCTGCTGACCGAAATCCGCGATCTGCTGAAAAAGGAGAACTAA